In a single window of the Mobula hypostoma chromosome 29, sMobHyp1.1, whole genome shotgun sequence genome:
- the LOC134339492 gene encoding T-cell acute lymphocytic leukemia protein 1 homolog isoform X1 — MMEKAENQSPPATGDSHSPMKVEPGQIIDSPTNEGESVDVTTPALGSTIRDVTQSNKQDAPEPVSMETPLSSSEGLPLEVPVISLGHSKIHTVNDGHQINGGVRTIQTTELTALCPILPLIPGSDSRMVHLSHHSMSPLPMQSPLIGSQYRAHPLINSAYIGATSTFSIFPSSRVKRRSSSHYEMEMHEGRWIPSWLLALRPVHGYLESTPLPQSSSLFQDLPNGNKSPPQKVVRRMFTNSRERWRQQNVNGAFSDLRKLIPTHPPDKKLSKNEILRLAMKYINFLVKLLNDQTRQQQPDDKGWPAAKRNGMCGPLAGGVAVVDTAPQSTGAASPSDALAAPQKQMGLVGMAAMAVRRQLSSITSATSPSTGCYGDCRSPNTEEEDDQECLIKTEAEAGKVKLVSAVAQR; from the exons ATGATGGAGAAGGCCGAGAATCAGTCTCCTCCTGCCACTGGAGATTCTCACAGCCCCATGAAGGTTGAGCCAGGGCAAATTATTGACTCCCCCACtaatgagggagagagtgtggacGTCACAACCCCAGCTTTGGGATCTACCATCAGGGATGTCACTCAATCAAACAAACAGGATGCACCAGAACCGGTTTCCATGGAAACCCCTCTGAGCTCTTCGGAAGGCCTCCCGTTGGAGGTGCCAGTGATCAGCCTGGGACACAGCAAGATCCACACAGTGAACGACGGCCACCAGATCAATGGAGGGGTTAGGACCATACAGACCACCGAACTGACTGCCCTGTGCCCCATCCTACCTCTCATCCCAGGCTCGGACAGCAGGATGGTGCATCTTTCACACCACTCCATGTCACCACTCCCAATGCAGAGTCCTCTCATTGGCTCACAGTATCGTGCACATCCCTTGATCAACAG TGCCTATATTGGAGCTACAAGCACGTTCAGTATATTTCCAAGCAGCAGGGTCAAAAGGAGATCGTCAAGCCATTACGAAATGGAGATGCATGAAGGTCGGTGGATCCCATCTTGGCTATTGGCCCTACGTCCAGTACATGGATATTTGGAATCAACACCTCTCCCACAGAGCTCTTCCTTGTTTCAGGATCTTCCCAATGGGAATAAAA GTCCTCCTCAGAAGGTTGTCCGGAGAATGTTCACCAACAGCCGGGAGCGATGGAGACAGCAAAACGTGAACGGGGCCTTCTCGGATCTTCGCAAACTCATCCCCACTCACCCTCCAGACAAGAAGCTCAGTAAGAATGAGATCTTGCGCCTGGCCATGAAATACATCAACTTCCTGGTGAAGCTTCTCAATGACCAGACTAGACAGCAGCAGCCAGATGACAAGGGCTGGCCAGCGGCCAAGAGGAATGGGATGTGTGGTCCCTTGGCTGGGGGAGTCGCGGTGGTGGACACTGCGCCTCAGAGCACAGGGGCAGCCTCACCTTCCGATGCCCTCGCTGCCCCACAGAAACAGATGGGCCTGGTGGGTATGGCAGCAATGGCGGTACGAAGACAATTGTCGTCCATCACCAGCGCAACGTCACCATCGACCGGTTGCTACGGCGACTGCAGGAGTCCTAATACTGAAGAAGAGGATGACCAGGAGTGTTTGATAAAAACAGAGGCAGAGGCAGGCAAAGTGAAACTAGTCTCAGCCGTGGCTCAGAGATGA
- the LOC134339492 gene encoding T-cell acute lymphocytic leukemia protein 1 homolog isoform X2 — MMEKAENQSPPATGDSHSPMKVEPGQIIDSPTNEGESVDVTTPALGSTIRDVTQSNKQDAPEPVSMETPLSSSEGLPLEVPVISLGHSKIHTVNDGHQINGGVRTIQTTELTALCPILPLIPGSDSRMVHLSHHSMSPLPMQSPLIGSQYRAHPLINSAYIGATSTFSIFPSSRVKRRSSSHYEMEMHEGPPQKVVRRMFTNSRERWRQQNVNGAFSDLRKLIPTHPPDKKLSKNEILRLAMKYINFLVKLLNDQTRQQQPDDKGWPAAKRNGMCGPLAGGVAVVDTAPQSTGAASPSDALAAPQKQMGLVGMAAMAVRRQLSSITSATSPSTGCYGDCRSPNTEEEDDQECLIKTEAEAGKVKLVSAVAQR, encoded by the exons ATGATGGAGAAGGCCGAGAATCAGTCTCCTCCTGCCACTGGAGATTCTCACAGCCCCATGAAGGTTGAGCCAGGGCAAATTATTGACTCCCCCACtaatgagggagagagtgtggacGTCACAACCCCAGCTTTGGGATCTACCATCAGGGATGTCACTCAATCAAACAAACAGGATGCACCAGAACCGGTTTCCATGGAAACCCCTCTGAGCTCTTCGGAAGGCCTCCCGTTGGAGGTGCCAGTGATCAGCCTGGGACACAGCAAGATCCACACAGTGAACGACGGCCACCAGATCAATGGAGGGGTTAGGACCATACAGACCACCGAACTGACTGCCCTGTGCCCCATCCTACCTCTCATCCCAGGCTCGGACAGCAGGATGGTGCATCTTTCACACCACTCCATGTCACCACTCCCAATGCAGAGTCCTCTCATTGGCTCACAGTATCGTGCACATCCCTTGATCAACAG TGCCTATATTGGAGCTACAAGCACGTTCAGTATATTTCCAAGCAGCAGGGTCAAAAGGAGATCGTCAAGCCATTACGAAATGGAGATGCATGAAG GTCCTCCTCAGAAGGTTGTCCGGAGAATGTTCACCAACAGCCGGGAGCGATGGAGACAGCAAAACGTGAACGGGGCCTTCTCGGATCTTCGCAAACTCATCCCCACTCACCCTCCAGACAAGAAGCTCAGTAAGAATGAGATCTTGCGCCTGGCCATGAAATACATCAACTTCCTGGTGAAGCTTCTCAATGACCAGACTAGACAGCAGCAGCCAGATGACAAGGGCTGGCCAGCGGCCAAGAGGAATGGGATGTGTGGTCCCTTGGCTGGGGGAGTCGCGGTGGTGGACACTGCGCCTCAGAGCACAGGGGCAGCCTCACCTTCCGATGCCCTCGCTGCCCCACAGAAACAGATGGGCCTGGTGGGTATGGCAGCAATGGCGGTACGAAGACAATTGTCGTCCATCACCAGCGCAACGTCACCATCGACCGGTTGCTACGGCGACTGCAGGAGTCCTAATACTGAAGAAGAGGATGACCAGGAGTGTTTGATAAAAACAGAGGCAGAGGCAGGCAAAGTGAAACTAGTCTCAGCCGTGGCTCAGAGATGA